In Nitrospinota bacterium, the sequence TGGACGACCTCATCGACCGCCTCCCTAAGATAGAGCCGAAGCGCAGTCGCCACCTGGTCGTTTCGTGACCGGGCAGTGTGGAGCTTGCCTCCGACGGGGCCAATTGTCTCAATGAGGCCGGCCTCGACAGCCATGTGGATGTCCTCGTCGGAGGGGTCGAAGGCGAAGGACCCCTCGGCGATCTCCCGCCCGATGGTCTTCAGACCATTCTCAATCTGGCGGGCCTCACCGGCTTTGAGCAGCCCCACCTTCTTTAACATCCGGGCGTGGGCGATCGAGCCGGCGATGTCGTGGCGGGCGAGCTTGCGGTCGAAGCCGATGCTCGATGTGAATTCCTCGATAAGCGGATCTGTCGGCTCTGCAAACCGCCCTGCCCATGCCTTTTGCTTCTTCGCCATGAAATAATCCTTACCTGCCTTCTACAACCCGTTGAGAAAAAACCTTCATCACGTTGGTGCCAATATACAGGATGTGGTATGGTTAGTACACACACGCCTAAGGTCGCACCTTTGAATGCCGCGGAAATATATCAAAGAATGGACGAGCCTGCCAAAGAGAAAGAGGGAATCAAATCCTTGAGGGGGAAGACGAACGACCCTAAAAGGGAACGGCTCCTTGATCTCATCAAGGCCCGTGAGGTGCTGGCCGCCGAGGGAGGGTGCGAGCCAATGATACCGGGCCTGACCCGCCAGAAGCACATCTCCGAGATGCGCCATCGGGGCGCCTCCGAAGAATACATCACCTCTATCTACGAGTCGGTGGAGAAAGAATAGACCCTCATCAACCTACCGCAAAACCTACAACCACCGCCTGACGCGATTTTTGTAGTCCAGGTACGCCTGGCCGAACTGTCGCTCCAGGTTTCTCTCCTCGCGGGGGATGTGCGAAGCATTCATCGTGAGTGCAAACGCAATAGGTGCGAGAAACCACGGGAGGGTCCCCAGGTAGACGGCGATCCCCGAGAGAACGACGGTGAGGCTTACATACATCGGGCTTCGGCTGAACCGAAAGGGACCGTCCACTACGAGGGCCGTCGGTGTGTCGAACGTATCGATCGGCGTGCGCGCCCTCTTAAATAAGAGGACAGACCAGACCGCAAGCACCATACCTGCCCCGATGAGGACCAGGCCAATCCGGTGATAAGACAAACTAATGATACGGATGTTTGGAAGGAGATATTCCAATCCCCAGGCTGCGCCCAGGTAGAGTACACCAACTATCGGTGGAATGACCCGCAAGAAAAACTATCCCCTGCTCGATCTAAACCTCTAGCGCCCCTACGAGGTCGGTGACTTTTTTGACACGGTGGCGGCGGCAGTAGGCTTCGATGCCGGCGACGACCTCCTCGCAAGCACGTGGGTTGGCGAAGTTTGCGGTGCCGAC encodes:
- a CDS encoding isoprenylcysteine carboxylmethyltransferase family protein, which gives rise to MRVIPPIVGVLYLGAAWGLEYLLPNIRIISLSYHRIGLVLIGAGMVLAVWSVLLFKRARTPIDTFDTPTALVVDGPFRFSRSPMYVSLTVVLSGIAVYLGTLPWFLAPIAFALTMNASHIPREERNLERQFGQAYLDYKNRVRRWL